In Rhodanobacter denitrificans, a single window of DNA contains:
- a CDS encoding PilT/PilU family type 4a pilus ATPase: MDIGYFLKLMVDKGASDMFLSTGAPVNIKVEGKLYPLGNTGLPSGMVKKIAYSLMDEGQVPQFERDLELNMALAVKEAGRFRINVFKQRGEVGMVIRAIKSEIPSIDQLQLPGIFRDLIMEPRGLILVVGATGSGKSTTLAAMLDQRNTNSPGHILTIEDPIEYLHRHKKSIVNQREVGLDTHSYHEALKNAMREAPDVIMIGEIRDTDTMEAAIAFSETGHLCLATLHSNNADQTLERILNFFPESAHKNVLMNLALNLRAVISQRLVLGKDGRRIPAAEVLLNTPLIRDMIRRGQIHEIKEAMDRSLQEGMQTFDQSLYKLYKEGRVELEEALNKSDSRDGLALKIRLAEGGSSDEALAGNDPYGMGF; this comes from the coding sequence GTGGATATCGGCTACTTCCTCAAGCTTATGGTAGACAAGGGCGCGTCGGACATGTTCCTGTCCACCGGCGCCCCGGTGAATATCAAGGTCGAGGGCAAGCTGTATCCACTGGGCAACACCGGCCTGCCCAGCGGCATGGTCAAGAAGATCGCCTATTCGCTGATGGACGAGGGCCAGGTGCCGCAGTTCGAACGCGACCTGGAACTGAACATGGCGCTGGCGGTGAAGGAAGCCGGCCGTTTCCGCATCAACGTGTTCAAGCAGCGCGGCGAAGTGGGCATGGTGATCCGCGCGATCAAGAGCGAGATCCCCAGCATCGACCAGCTGCAGTTGCCCGGCATCTTCCGCGACCTGATCATGGAGCCGCGCGGCCTGATCCTGGTGGTCGGCGCCACCGGTTCGGGCAAGTCGACCACGCTGGCGGCGATGCTCGACCAGCGCAACACCAATTCGCCCGGGCACATCCTCACCATCGAGGACCCGATCGAATACCTGCACCGGCACAAGAAGTCGATCGTCAACCAGCGCGAGGTGGGGCTGGACACGCACAGCTACCACGAAGCGCTGAAGAACGCGATGCGCGAGGCGCCGGACGTGATCATGATCGGCGAGATCCGCGACACCGACACGATGGAGGCGGCGATCGCGTTCTCCGAGACCGGCCACCTGTGCCTGGCCACGCTGCACTCCAACAACGCCGACCAGACGCTGGAGCGCATCCTCAACTTCTTCCCCGAGTCGGCGCACAAGAACGTGCTGATGAACCTGGCGCTGAATCTGCGCGCGGTGATCAGCCAGCGCCTGGTACTCGGCAAGGACGGCCGCCGCATCCCGGCCGCCGAGGTGCTGCTGAACACCCCGCTGATCCGCGACATGATCCGCCGCGGCCAGATCCACGAGATCAAGGAAGCGATGGACCGCAGCCTGCAGGAAGGCATGCAGACCTTCGACCAGTCGCTGTACAAGCTGTACAAGGAAGGCCGCGTGGAGCTGGAGGAAGCGCTCAACAAGTCCGATTCGCGCGACGGCCTGGCGCTGAAGATCCGCCTGGCCGAAGGCGGCTCCAGCGACGAGGCGCTGGCCGGCAACGACCCGTACGGCATGGGGTTCTGA
- a CDS encoding DUF4398 domain-containing protein, with amino-acid sequence MYIFSPPAGSTRRTRTALAALVLILALTGCASAPPPNDSMNQAQNQLQMARDAGAADYAPVDLGFAQDKFQLAQAAMAERKYADAANLAEESRADAELAQAKARLGAARAQIQSKVQENTRLRQQGEQAAAAAQAPPPAPPSSAAPAGEMPAPASSVLSAPPADGFQTVPDTVQQPAANTQGGQP; translated from the coding sequence ATGTACATCTTTTCCCCGCCGGCCGGCTCGACGCGCCGTACCCGCACGGCGCTGGCCGCCCTGGTCCTGATCCTGGCGCTGACCGGCTGCGCCTCGGCGCCGCCGCCGAATGACTCGATGAATCAGGCGCAAAACCAGCTGCAGATGGCCCGCGATGCGGGAGCGGCGGACTATGCGCCGGTGGACCTGGGCTTTGCGCAGGACAAGTTCCAGCTGGCGCAGGCGGCGATGGCCGAGCGCAAGTACGCCGACGCGGCGAACCTGGCCGAGGAGTCGCGGGCCGACGCCGAACTGGCCCAGGCCAAGGCCCGGCTGGGTGCGGCGCGGGCGCAGATCCAGAGCAAGGTGCAGGAGAACACCCGCCTGCGCCAGCAGGGCGAGCAGGCGGCGGCCGCCGCCCAGGCGCCGCCGCCGGCACCGCCGTCCAGCGCAGCGCCGGCCGGGGAGATGCCGGCGCCGGCGTCGTCGGTGCTGTCCGCCCCGCCGGCCGACGGTTTCCAGACCGTGCCCGACACCGTCCAGCAACCGGCCGCGAACACCCAGGGAGGCCAGCCATGA
- a CDS encoding YdcH family protein, translating into MFENQQRDDVEALMKADAEFRRLYQHHRELDSKVHDADIGVLPIDDVTLASMKKEKLLAKARLERMWASRAHLIH; encoded by the coding sequence ATGTTTGAAAACCAGCAGCGTGACGATGTCGAGGCATTGATGAAGGCCGACGCTGAATTCCGGCGGCTCTATCAGCATCATCGGGAGCTCGACAGCAAGGTGCACGACGCCGACATCGGCGTGCTGCCCATCGACGACGTCACCCTTGCCAGCATGAAGAAGGAGAAACTGCTGGCCAAGGCGCGGCTCGAGCGCATGTGGGCAAGTCGGGCGCACCTCATCCACTGA
- a CDS encoding pyridoxal-phosphate dependent enzyme, with protein sequence MTVHQSVLELIGRTPMVRAQRLDTGPCELFLKLESTNPGGSIKDRIGLSMIEGAEKDGRIRPGDILVEGTAGNTGLGLALVAQQKGYRLILVVPDKMSREKIFNLKAMGAEVVLTRSDVAKGHPEYYQDMAERIARETPGAYFINQFGNPDNPAAHIATTGPEILEQMDGQVDAIVVGCGSSGTLSGLSKFFAGHSPQTELILADPVGSILAQYINEGTLSTKSASWMVEGIGEDFLPSISDFTRVKKAYAIPDKESFLTARELLAKEGILGGSSTGTLVAAALRYCREQTNPKRVVTLVCDTGNKYLSKLYNDYWMLDNGFIEREQHGDLRDLLLRPFAQRDTVVVGPNELLITAYNRMKLYDVSQLPVMDGRKLMGIIDESDVLMHVHADETRFRDPVSTAMITSLQKLDVRSPVESLLPVFERGHVAIVVDGEDFLGLITRIDLLNWLRRKVD encoded by the coding sequence ATGACGGTCCACCAGAGTGTCCTCGAACTGATCGGACGTACCCCGATGGTGCGCGCGCAGCGCCTGGACACCGGGCCGTGCGAACTGTTCCTCAAGCTGGAGAGCACCAACCCCGGCGGCTCGATCAAGGACCGCATCGGCCTGTCGATGATCGAGGGCGCCGAGAAGGACGGCCGCATCCGCCCGGGCGACATCCTGGTCGAAGGTACCGCCGGCAACACCGGCCTGGGGCTGGCGCTGGTCGCGCAGCAGAAAGGCTACCGCCTGATCCTGGTGGTGCCGGACAAGATGAGCCGCGAGAAGATCTTCAACCTCAAGGCGATGGGCGCGGAAGTGGTGCTGACCCGCTCCGACGTGGCCAAGGGCCACCCCGAGTACTACCAGGACATGGCCGAGCGGATCGCGCGCGAAACGCCCGGCGCCTACTTCATCAACCAGTTCGGCAACCCCGACAATCCGGCCGCGCACATCGCCACCACCGGGCCGGAGATCCTCGAACAGATGGACGGTCAGGTCGACGCGATCGTGGTCGGCTGCGGCTCGTCGGGCACGCTGAGCGGCCTGTCGAAATTCTTCGCCGGGCACTCGCCGCAGACCGAACTCATCCTGGCCGACCCGGTCGGTTCGATCCTGGCGCAGTACATCAACGAGGGCACGCTCTCGACCAAGTCCGCCAGCTGGATGGTCGAGGGCATCGGCGAGGATTTCCTGCCCTCGATCAGCGACTTCACCCGGGTCAAGAAGGCCTATGCGATTCCCGACAAGGAAAGCTTCCTCACCGCGCGCGAACTGCTGGCGAAGGAAGGCATCCTGGGCGGCTCGTCCACCGGCACCCTGGTCGCCGCGGCGCTGCGCTACTGCCGCGAGCAGACCAACCCGAAGCGCGTGGTCACCCTGGTCTGCGACACCGGCAACAAGTACCTGTCCAAGCTCTACAACGACTACTGGATGCTCGACAACGGCTTCATCGAACGCGAGCAGCACGGCGACCTGCGCGACCTGCTGCTGCGCCCGTTCGCCCAGCGCGACACCGTGGTGGTCGGCCCGAACGAGCTGCTGATCACCGCCTACAACCGCATGAAGCTGTACGACGTGTCGCAGCTGCCGGTGATGGACGGGCGCAAGCTGATGGGCATCATCGACGAGTCTGACGTGCTGATGCACGTGCACGCCGACGAGACGCGCTTCCGCGACCCGGTGTCCACCGCGATGATCACCAGCCTGCAGAAGCTCGACGTGCGTTCGCCGGTCGAGTCGCTGCTGCCGGTGTTCGAGCGCGGCCACGTGGCGATCGTGGTCGACGGCGA